One Kitasatospora sp. NBC_01287 DNA window includes the following coding sequences:
- a CDS encoding GNAT family N-acetyltransferase: MAERAPAPQIRLEPWADTPEFLELLHRTNAPEMTEHLGGPETAEQVLARHQRYVRLSGSETAQMFGVVLAETGEVAGSIGYWEHEWRGEPGYETGWGVLPAFQGRGIAAAAVAAAAVAAAAAAARAERGHRWLHAFPSVDNLASNALCRRAGFTLVEACDFEYPPGNLMRCNDWRLDLAPRPGEMPVRQG, from the coding sequence ATGGCGGAGCGCGCCCCCGCACCGCAGATCCGGCTCGAACCCTGGGCGGACACGCCCGAGTTCCTCGAACTGCTGCACCGGACCAACGCCCCCGAGATGACCGAGCACCTCGGCGGCCCGGAGACGGCGGAGCAGGTGCTCGCGCGGCACCAGCGCTACGTCCGGCTCAGCGGCTCGGAGACCGCGCAGATGTTCGGGGTGGTGCTGGCGGAGACGGGGGAGGTGGCCGGCAGCATCGGGTACTGGGAGCACGAGTGGCGGGGCGAGCCCGGCTACGAGACCGGCTGGGGCGTGCTGCCCGCGTTCCAGGGCCGGGGGATCGCCGCCGCCGCCGTGGCCGCCGCCGCCGTGGCCGCCGCGGCAGCCGCCGCGCGGGCGGAGCGCGGGCACCGCTGGCTGCACGCCTTCCCGTCGGTCGACAACCTCGCGTCCAACGCGCTCTGCCGCCGCGCCGGGTTCACCCTGGTCGAGGCCTGCGACTTCGAGTACCCGCCCGGCAACCTCATGCGCTGCAACGACTGGCGCCTCGACCTGGCACCTCGACCTGGCGAAATGCCGGTGCGGCAGGGATGA
- a CDS encoding GNAT family N-acetyltransferase, producing MTETTGALRVVTTERLELRAVSLDDLEPLYAINSDPEAWRHLPQGRHTDIEQTRDWIERAAERWADGLSYWTVRLRGDGDGGGAGPVIGIGGVQAQQGRGHWNLFYRLATAHWGRGYATELSRAGLAAAREHNAELPVFAWIYAHNAGSRAVAERLGLIDHGLRLDPIYRDLLHLYADRPQPAWRDGTPLVTGDQT from the coding sequence ATGACGGAGACCACCGGCGCCCTTCGCGTCGTCACCACCGAGCGCCTCGAACTGCGCGCCGTGAGCCTGGACGACCTGGAGCCGCTCTACGCGATCAACTCGGACCCCGAGGCGTGGCGGCACCTGCCCCAGGGCCGGCACACCGACATCGAGCAGACCCGGGACTGGATCGAGCGGGCGGCGGAGCGCTGGGCGGACGGTCTCAGCTACTGGACGGTACGGCTGCGCGGCGACGGTGACGGCGGTGGCGCCGGCCCGGTGATCGGGATCGGCGGGGTGCAGGCCCAGCAGGGGCGCGGCCACTGGAACCTCTTCTACCGGCTGGCGACCGCCCACTGGGGCCGTGGCTACGCGACCGAGCTGAGCCGGGCGGGGCTCGCCGCTGCCCGGGAGCACAACGCCGAGCTCCCGGTCTTCGCCTGGATCTACGCGCACAACGCCGGGTCGCGCGCGGTGGCCGAGCGGCTCGGGCTGATCGACCACGGACTGCGGCTCGATCCGATCTACCGCGACCTGCTCCACCTCTACGCGGACCGCCCGCAGCCGGCCTGGCGGGACGGGACACCGCTGGTGACAGGTGATCAGACCTGA
- a CDS encoding aquaporin: MILSTPSLGRRAAAEAVGTGILSLTVIGSGIQSVALSQDGGVQLLTNTLASVCALGVLIALLGPVSGAHLNPLVTAGVWWTSRGTAQALRVREVAGYALAQLAGASGGALLAGLMFDRSTIGLAHQARSGPAQWTGEVVATAVLLLVAFGLARSGRQRYAPAAVAGWIAAGIWATASGCFANPALTVGRSLNAGYTGIAPGSVPGFLLAQLLGSVIGLALVRLLFGPDRPHGAGPDGGSAPGAGARPAGGADEPAALFSHA; encoded by the coding sequence ATGATCCTCAGCACTCCCTCCCTCGGCCGCAGGGCAGCCGCCGAGGCCGTGGGTACCGGCATTCTCTCGCTCACCGTGATCGGGTCCGGCATCCAGTCCGTGGCGCTCAGCCAGGACGGCGGGGTCCAGCTGCTGACCAACACGCTCGCCTCGGTCTGCGCGCTCGGTGTGCTGATCGCGCTGCTCGGGCCGGTCTCCGGAGCCCACCTGAACCCGCTGGTCACGGCCGGCGTCTGGTGGACCAGCCGCGGCACGGCGCAGGCCCTGCGGGTGCGCGAGGTGGCCGGCTACGCGCTCGCCCAGCTCGCCGGGGCAAGCGGCGGGGCGCTGCTCGCCGGGCTGATGTTCGACCGGAGCACCATAGGGCTCGCGCACCAGGCGCGCAGCGGGCCCGCGCAGTGGACCGGTGAGGTGGTGGCGACGGCGGTGCTGCTGCTGGTGGCTTTCGGGTTGGCCAGGTCCGGCCGACAGCGCTACGCCCCGGCGGCGGTGGCCGGCTGGATCGCGGCCGGGATCTGGGCCACCGCCTCGGGCTGCTTCGCCAATCCGGCGCTGACCGTGGGGCGCTCGCTGAACGCGGGGTACACCGGCATCGCGCCTGGCTCGGTGCCCGGGTTCCTGCTGGCCCAGCTGCTCGGCTCGGTGATCGGGCTCGCGCTGGTGCGGCTGCTCTTCGGCCCGGACCGGCCGCACGGCGCCGGTCCGGACGGCGGGAGCGCGCCCGGCGCCGGCGCCCGTCCCGCGGGCGGGGCCGACGAGCCGGCGGCCCTGTTCAGCCACGCGTAG
- a CDS encoding rhodanese-like domain-containing protein — protein sequence MTAAPTAPTAPAAPAPAPTASPVTAIPALAPERAFAFFAERLGCQADPADVWYALRDGRQDFTIVDVRIEGAHRRTHLPGAISLPLAEITPEKVADLPPGLLLVHCWGPACNGSTKGAMKLAALGREVKEMIGGLEYWIREGWPTEGRRPVDPATATPADLGLVC from the coding sequence GTGACCGCCGCCCCCACCGCCCCCACCGCCCCCGCCGCCCCTGCCCCCGCGCCCACCGCCTCGCCCGTCACCGCGATCCCGGCCCTCGCACCCGAGCGGGCCTTCGCCTTCTTCGCCGAGCGCCTCGGCTGCCAGGCCGACCCGGCCGACGTCTGGTACGCGCTGCGCGACGGCCGGCAGGACTTCACCATCGTCGACGTCCGGATCGAGGGCGCCCACCGCAGGACGCACCTGCCCGGTGCGATCAGTCTGCCGCTGGCCGAGATCACCCCGGAGAAGGTCGCCGACCTGCCGCCGGGCCTGCTGCTCGTCCACTGCTGGGGCCCGGCCTGCAACGGCTCGACCAAGGGGGCGATGAAGCTGGCCGCGCTCGGCCGCGAGGTCAAGGAGATGATCGGCGGCCTGGAGTACTGGATCCGGGAGGGCTGGCCCACCGAGGGCCGCCGCCCGGTGGACCCGGCCACCGCCACCCCGGCCGACCTGGGCCTGGTCTGCTGA
- a CDS encoding helix-turn-helix domain-containing protein produces MTERSASRAVDVVIGRRPEPVHTVGVYAYEGMAPFELGVVVEVFGLARPELAGLLASPWYGLKVCADEPGRPLNALGGFALTARHGLDELAAADTVIVVGVANTFSGEVPAGLVAALRTAHERGARIVSICSGAFALAATGLLDGREATTHWRYAELLRQRYPAVRVNPDVLYVDHGDLLTSAGSAAGIDLCLHLVRRDHGAKVANTVARRFVVPPHRDGGQAQFIEAAVAPVAEEEDGIAASMRWALEHLGSPLTLSLLARAARMSDRSYLRHFTARNGTSPMRWVVTQRIAASLPLLESLDGTVEEIAAAVGFESAATYRHHFGRTMRTSPTAYRRSFGTGVAQ; encoded by the coding sequence ATGACCGAGCGGAGTGCGTCGCGAGCGGTGGACGTGGTGATCGGGCGGCGGCCCGAGCCGGTGCACACGGTGGGGGTGTACGCCTACGAGGGCATGGCACCGTTCGAACTCGGCGTGGTGGTGGAGGTCTTCGGGCTGGCCCGGCCGGAGCTGGCGGGGCTGCTGGCGTCCCCCTGGTACGGGCTGAAGGTCTGCGCGGACGAGCCGGGCCGGCCACTGAACGCGCTCGGCGGTTTCGCCCTGACGGCGCGCCACGGGCTGGACGAACTGGCGGCCGCCGACACCGTGATCGTGGTCGGGGTGGCCAACACCTTCAGCGGGGAGGTGCCGGCCGGGCTGGTCGCCGCGCTGCGCACGGCCCACGAGCGCGGGGCCCGGATCGTGTCGATCTGCTCGGGCGCCTTCGCCCTGGCCGCCACCGGACTGCTGGACGGCCGGGAGGCCACCACGCACTGGCGGTACGCCGAGCTGCTGCGGCAGCGCTACCCGGCGGTCCGGGTCAACCCGGACGTGCTCTACGTGGACCACGGCGACCTGCTGACCAGCGCCGGCAGCGCGGCCGGCATCGACCTCTGCCTGCACCTGGTGCGCCGTGACCACGGCGCCAAGGTGGCCAACACGGTGGCCCGCCGCTTCGTGGTGCCGCCGCACCGGGACGGCGGGCAGGCGCAGTTCATCGAGGCCGCGGTGGCACCGGTGGCCGAGGAGGAGGACGGGATCGCGGCCAGCATGCGGTGGGCACTGGAGCACCTCGGCTCACCGCTGACGCTCTCGCTGCTGGCCCGGGCGGCCCGGATGTCCGACCGTTCGTACCTGCGCCACTTCACCGCGCGCAACGGGACCAGCCCGATGCGCTGGGTGGTCACCCAGCGCATCGCGGCCAGCCTGCCGCTGCTGGAGTCGCTGGACGGGACGGTGGAGGAGATCGCCGCGGCGGTCGGCTTCGAGAGCGCGGCGACCTACCGGCACCACTTCGGCCGGACCATGCGCACCTCGCCGACCGCCTACCGGCGCTCCTTCGGCACCGGGGTGGCCCAGTAG